In Oncorhynchus clarkii lewisi isolate Uvic-CL-2024 chromosome 2, UVic_Ocla_1.0, whole genome shotgun sequence, one DNA window encodes the following:
- the LOC139382644 gene encoding probable polypeptide N-acetylgalactosaminyltransferase 8, with product MEGVVTSLEGTVPESMYMTKGHNQAGCRQVAMKLNVLRRVGITFGAIIPLIMYIVYMKQAVSSTSNTKRLHEKETARTVLMTRLERIEKNLNKLSELIESKYQKDPPTREEVVVTEAKKMVVPMLYPNSYLFTKWGDDLSEEEQREAEALFQRYGYNVFLSDQLPLNRELPDTRDNRCLQKKYPKDLPSIAVVLIYLDEALSIIKRAIRSIIDRTPEHLLREIILVDDHSSNEDLGEKLAAYIELIHKERPGLIKRVRHKQQMGLTQARISGWEHATAETVAILDAHIEVNVGWAEPLLARIKADRTTVVTPVFDKVGFDDLQVEHYWANAHGFDWPLWCMYESFKPEWNELHDESQPGKSPSVMGIFVAHRLFLGEIGVLDGGMKIYGGENVELGIRVWLCGGSIEVVPCSKIAHIERAHKPYAPDLSYIMRRNALRVAAIWMDDYKSNVNIAWNLPLKDHGIDIGDVSERKKLREKLECKPFKWYLDNVYPTLATWEELVAYGGLQNDLLQSHCIDEGTVPGNIPLLYGCHFYQPQQCYYNTDGEIYVGGIKSHKYNNNRCLVDPGTGNIPTLHDCKLAAERGLHKHWDFQQGQAIRNTHTNRCLEIAQGQNSYYMLVIQQCTGQNWRIQHVIREF from the exons ATGGAGGGAGTTGTAACGTCTTTAGAGGGCACAGTTCCTGAATCAATGTATATGACAAAGGGACATAACCAGGCTGGTTGTCGACAGGTAGCAATGAAGCTCAACGTCCTGCGGAGAGTGGGAATCACGTTTGGAGCCATTATTCCACTCATCATGTATATTGTCTATATGAAACAGGCAGTGAGTTCCACTTCCAATACAAAAAGGCTTCACGAAAAAGAGACTGCCAGGACTGTGCTGATGACGAGACTGGAGAGAATTGAAAAGAACCTCAACAAACTAT CCGAATTAATAGAATCTAAATATCAGAAAGACCCCCCAACAAGGGAAGAAGTTGTGGTAACAGAGGCAAAGAAGATGGTGGTGCCCATGTTGTATCCCAACTCCTACCTGTTTACAAAGTGGGGTGATGACCTctcagaggaggagcagagagaggccGAGGCCCTGTTCCAGAGATATGGATACAACGTCTTCTTGAGTGACCAACTGCCACTCAACAGAGAGCTGCCAGATACACGAGACAACAG ATGCTTGCAGAAGAAATACCCCAAGGACCTTCCTAGTATTGCTGTGGTACTGATCTACCTGGACGAGGCCCTGTCTATCATTAAACGGGCCATCCGCAGCATCATCGACCGAACCCCTGAACACCTGCTGAGAGAAATCATTCTGGTGGATGACCACAGCTCCAATG AAGACCTGGGAGAAAAGCTAGCTGCCTACATAGAGCTCATCCACAAGGAAAGGCCGGGCCTTATAAAAAGGGTGAGACACAAGCAGCAGATGGGACTGACTCAAGCCCGCATCTCAGGGTGGGAGCATGCCACCGCTGAAACAGTGGCCATTCTGGATGCCCACATTGAAGTCAACGTGGGGTG GGCAGAGCCACTGCTGGCCAGGATCAAAGCAGACAGGACCACTGTGGTGACTCCGGTGTTTGACAAGGTCGGTTTTGATGACCTGCAGGTGGAGCATTACTGGGCCAATGCACACGGTTTTGACTGGCCCCTGTGGTGCATGTACGAGTCCTTCAAACCAGAGTGGAACGAGCTCCATGATGAATCACAACCAGGGAA GAGTCCTTCTGTCATGGGTATTTTTGTGGCACATCGACTTTTCCTTGGAGAGATTGGGGTACTTGATGGTGGAATGAAAATCTATGGAGGAGAGAATGTTGAGCTGGGGATCAGG GTGTGGCTGTGTGGAGGAAGCATAGAGGTAGTGCCTTGTTCTAAGATCGCACACATTGAGAGGGCACACAAACCGTACGCACCTGACCTGAGTTACATCATGAGAAGGAATGCACTGAGGGTAGCTGCGATCTGGATGGATGACTACAAAAGTAATGTGAACATTGCTTGGAATCTTCCGTTGAAG GATCATGGGATTGATATCGGCGAtgtgtcagagaggaagaagctCAGAGAAAAGCTTGAATGTAAGCCCTTCAAGTGGTACCTGGATAACGTGTATCCTACACTGGCCACCTGGGAGGAGCTAGTGGCCTATGGAGGA CTGCAGAATGACCTCCTGCAGAGCCATTGTATTGATGAGGGGACTGTCCCTGGGAATATACCCCTTCTTTATGGATGTCATTTCTATCAACCACAG CAATGTTATTACAACACTGATGGGGAGATCTACGTGGGTGGGATTAAGTCTCACAAGTACAACAACAACCGGTGTCTAGTGGATCCTGGCACTGGAAATATACCAACGCTGCATGATTGTAAACTGGCAGCGGAGAGAGGACTACACAAGCACTGGGACTTCCAACAG GGTCAAGccatcaggaacacacacacaaataggtgTCTTGAGATTGCCCAGGGACAAAATTCATACTATATGCTGGTCATCCAACAATGCACTGGGCAAAACTGGAGAATTCAACATGTCATAAGAGAGTTCTAA
- the LOC139382655 gene encoding NADH dehydrogenase [ubiquinone] 1 alpha subcomplex subunit 9, mitochondrial-like: protein MAAAALVSRPASVLPRFSSSCSPVVLSAIPVTVQQRTVHHAVIPRGKGGRSSSRGVAATVFGATGFLGRYVVNRLGRMGSQIVIPHRCDQYDLMYLRPMGDLGQVIFMEWDARNKDSIRKALAHSNVVINLVGREWETKNYPFEDTYVSIPQQIAIATREAGITKLIHISHLNADIRSPSKYLRNKAVGETAVRDEFPDAIIMKPAEMFGREDRFFNHFANMRWFGKAVPLISMGKKTVKQPVHVVDVAKAIINAIKDPDANGKTYALVGPNRYLLHDLVEYVYAVAHRPFVPYPLPRPLYHLVARFFAMNPFEPWTTPDKVDRFHTTDMKYPGLPGLEDLGIIPASIEQKAIEVLRRHRRFRFLEAELADTKPAKTVNY from the exons ATGGCGGCCGCTGCGCTCGTTAGCCGTCCTGCGAGTGTCCTTCCCAGGTTTTCAA GTTCCTGCTCCCCTGTGGTGCTATCAGCCATCCCTGTGACAGTCCAGCAGAGAACGGTCCACCATGCTGTCATCCCCAGAGGGAAAGGGGGGCGCTCCTCCTCCCGTGGGGTAGCAGCCACAGTCTTCGGAGCCACCGGCTTCCTGGGAAGATATGTTGTCAACCGCCTGG GTCGTATGGGTTCTCAGATTGTGATTCCTCACCGGTGTGACCAGTATGACCTCATGTATCTCAGGCCCATGGGGGATCTAGGACAGGTCATCTTTATG GAGTGGGATGCCAGGAACAAGGATTCTATCAGAAAAGCATTGGCTCACTCCAATGTGGTCATCAACCTGGTGGGACGAGAGTGGGAAACCAA GAACTATCCCTTTGAGGACACCTACGTGAGCATCCCTCAGCAGATTGCCATAGCCACCCGGGAGGCAGGCATCACAAAGCTGATCCATATATCTCACCTCAACGCTGACATCCGCAGCCCCTCCAAATACCTTAGGAATAAG GCAGTAGGTGAGACAGCTGTGAGAGATGAATTCCCTGATGCCATCATCATGAAGCCTGCTGAGATGTTTGGAAGGGAGGACAGATTCTTCAACCATTTTGCCA ACATGCGCTGGTTTGGGAAAGCTGTGCCTCTCATCTCCATGGGGAAGAAGACGGTGAAGCAGCCTGTTCAT GTGGTAGATGTGGCCAAGGCTATCATCAACGCCATCAAGGACCCTGATGCCAATGGCAAGACATATGCACTAGTTGG ACCAAACCGTTATCTCCTTCATGACCTGGTGGAGTACGTGTATGCTGTGGCACACAGGCCCTTTGTGCCCTACCCTCTCCCACGCCCTCTCTATCA TCTTGTTGCACGTTTCTTTGCAATGAACCCATTCGAGCCTTGGACAACTCCTGACAAAGTAGATCGA TTCCATACCACAGATATGAAGTATCCAGGGCTTCCTGGCTTAGAGGACCTAGGCATTATCCCTGCCTCCATAGAGCAGAAAGCTATCGAGGTCCTGCGTCGCCATCGCCGCTTCCGCTTCTTGGAGGCTGAGTTGGCCGATACCAAGCCAGCCAAGACAGTCAACTATTGA
- the LOC139382666 gene encoding dual specificity tyrosine-phosphorylation-regulated kinase 4-like yields MFPEINNKSSRGEAFPHSHRLQTQQGTNRPYSQKLNSGVVTLPQLEPAVIQVVVSNAKLHHQQSDSILPHIANKGVQNNYQDERPKPSSQFSTWFGSSVENLSDSITTKGLSNKLEEAKLYKGQRLPMSPTEALRHFQGRLTEFEQQEIMDYSEIWFLGLETKKIKASHGIPQNAGYDDEHGSYNKILHDHIGFRFEVLEVIGKGSFGQVLKCLDHKTQELVAIKVIRNKKRFHHQALVELKILDAVRRKDREKCHNVIHMKEYFYFRNHLCITFELLGVNLYELIKKNNFQGFSLALIRHFTRSLLKCLQMLYKEKIIHCDLKPENILLSQKGQGNIKVVDFGSSCYEQQRVYTYIQSRFYRSPEVILGHPYSMAIDMWSLGCIMAELYTGFPLFPGESEMEQIACIMEVLGMPPNDFVQIASRRRLFFDSKGNPRNITNSKGRKRRPNSKDLASVLKTDDPLFLDFLQHCLAWDPTKRMTPDEAMQHEWIQEARLNKPRPKTRPMIWKPRESPENNYEATYRKVITNRTAEKIGSDSNDKLKRDLSAKAGGKMVTTERLHPIGASAEVELCEGVAKVNRDTNQEASGERSVHIIIKPQLDVGTDRD; encoded by the exons AAATTGAACTCGGGCGTAGTGACCTTACCCCAGCTGGAGCCCGCGGTTATACAGGTTGTTGTCAGCAATGCCAAACTCCACCACCAGCAGTCCGATAGCATCCTGCCCCACATCGCCAACAAGGGGGTGCAGAACAACTACCAG GATGAGAGACCAAAGCCCTCCTCCCAGTTCTCCACATGGTTTGGCTCTTCAGTGGAGAACCTGTCTGACTCTATCACCACCAAGGGTCTCAGCAACAAGCTGGAGGAGGCAAAGCTTTATAAAGGACAGAGGCTGCCCATGTCTCCCACAGAGGCACTGAGGCACTTCCAAGGGCGTCTGACAGAGTTTGAGCAGCAGGAGATCATGGACTACTCAGAGATCTGGTTCCTGGGTCTGGAGACTAAGAAGATCAAGGCCTCTCACGGAATTCCTCAGAATGCCGGCTACGACGACGAGCACGGCAGCTACAACAAG ATTCTGCACGACCACATTGGCTTCCGCTTCGAGGTGCTGGAGGTGATTGGGAAAGGATCATTTGGACAGGTTCTGAAATGTCTGGACCACAAGACCCAAGAGCTGGTCGCCATCAAGGTCATTCGCAACAAGAAAAG GTTTCACCACCAGGCCCTGGTGGAACTGAAGATCCTGGATGCTGTGAGGAGGAAAGACAGGGAAAAGTGCCACAATGTCATCCATATGAAAGAATACTTCTACTTccgcaaccatctctgcatcaccTTCGAGCTGCTAGG AGTCAACCTGTATGAGCTGATCAAGAAGAACAACTTCCAGGGCTTCAGTCTGGCCCTCATCCGTCATTTCACCCGCTCCCTGCTCAAGTGCCTACAGATGCTGTATAAGGAGAAGATCATTCACTGTGACCTCAAACCG GAGAACATACTTCTGTCTCAGAAAGGACAAGGAAATATAAAGGTGGTTGACTTTGGGTCCAGCTGTTATGAGCAGCAGAGAG TCTACACCTACATCCAGAGTCGTTTCTATCGCTCCCCAGAGGTTATCCTGGGCCACCCTTACAGCATGGCCATCGACATgtggagtctgggctgcatcatggcTGAGCTCTACACCGGCTTCCCCCTATTTCCTGGGGAGAGCGAGATGGAGCAGATTGCGTGCATCATGGAG GTACTTGGAATGCCTCCCAATGATTTTGTGCAGATAGCATCCAGGAGAAGGTTGTTTTTCG ACTCCAAAGGAAaccccagaaacatcacaaacaGCAAAGGGCGGAAGAGGCGACCCAACTCCAAAGACCTGGCCAGTGTTTTGAAGACCGACGATCCTCTGTTCCTGGACTTCCTTCAACACTGCCTCGC GTGGGATCCAACCAAGCGTATGACACCAGACGAAGCGATGCAACATGAGTGGATCCAGGAGGCTCGTCTCAACAAGCCCCGGCCCAAAACACGACCCATGATTTGGAAGCCCAGGGAAAGCCCAGAAAATAACTACGAGGCTACTTACCGCAAAGTAATTACTAACAGGACAG CTGAGAAGATTGGGTCCGATAGCAACGACAAGCTGAAAAGAGACCTCTCCGCCAAGGCAGGGGGCAAGATGGTGACCACTGAGCGACTGCATCCCATTGGAGCGTCTGCAGAGGTGGAGTTGTGTGAGGGCGTGGCCAAGGTCAACAGGGACACCAATCAGGAGGCGAGTGGGGAGAGGTCCGTGCATATCATCATCAAGCCTCAACTAGACGTGGGCACTGACAGAGATTAG